The genome window AAGCTCCTCACGGTAAAAGGGGAGGCGCTTCTCGAACTCGGCTGTGCCAGCTGTGCGCACCGCGTCACGGTAGATCCTGGTCGTGTTGGCTGCATAATACACGGATTTCATCCTTCCCTCGATTTTGAAGGCTCTGACCCCGGCATCTATATACTGGCCGATTCGTTCGATAAGGCAGAGGTCTTTCGATGAGAGTATCTCCGTGCCGGCCCGACCCTCGATTATATCAAGGGGTTCTCCGGGCCTGCTTTCCTCCACGAGGGAATATCGCCACCGGCAGGCCTGGGCGCAATCACCCTGATTGGCGTCGCGGCCTGTGATGTACCGGCTCAGAAGACAGCGGCCTGAATAGGCGATGCAGAGGGCGCCATGGACGAAAACCTCGAGTTCCGCGTCGGTGTTTTCCTGAATCATGCGTATATCATCAATCGTAGCTTCCCGTGCAAGGACGATCCTGCTGATGCCGGCATTGTGCCAGAATCGGACTGCCAGGTGATTAAGGGTGGACATCTGGGTGGAGAGATGTACCGAACAGGTCATGCCGGCTTCCCTGATAAGGGTCATCATGGCCGGATCGGATATCATGACCGCATCGAAGGGAATGGCTCTGACCCCGTTAATATACCGTTTTGCGGCGGAAATGTCCTTTTCGTGTAAGAAAGAATTCAGGAGGAATATGGCCTTGGCGTCATGGTCGTGGCAATAGCATACTCCTTCGTTGATGTCATCGATGGAGAAATTGTCCGCCTGGGCCCGCAGGTTATGCTCTGACCCCCCGAAATACACGGAATCGGCCCCATATAGAACGGCAAATTTCAACTTTTCCAGGTTTCCTGCAGGGGCCACAATTTCTGGTAGTATGCATGAATTCTTCATAATATGGTATTAGCCAAAAATTTTATCATGGGAGCAAGTAAAAAATTTGAAATGAATCGCCTGTAATAATTTTCCATCAAAGAATTTTTATCTGTAATTTTTTTGAGGTGATGTGCGTGAGAGGGTCAGAGCATGGTGGTATGATCCCGGGTTGAAGTAGGGGGTCGGAGCATACATCATGGGGGTCAGGCAATCCTAAAAAACGCTTCCTTAAAGAGAAGGCTCTGGCCCTATCTTTCCTGCCTCTCTTATCATTGGCTCTGACCCCCTGATTTCGCCTCATTTTGCCACAATTTTTTTCAAATCATCCGTTCTCAATCGTATACCCTTTAAATACGATCTATGGAGAACACAATGCCACGACCAACTCGAAAAATCGCACAGGGATCAACCCATCACGCTTATTCCATGTGTCACGGAAAGAGAAATTTACTTCAAGGCAAATACGGAAAGAAATATTTTATTGAGGCAATCACCTTGTGCCAGGAAAAATATGAATTCGAGCTCATCGCCGCTGAAATTGTCGCCAATCATATTCACCTCCTTATTAAAACCTGCGAGGACAAGGAAACAATATCCCGCATCATGCAATACATCAAGGCGAGAATTGCCGAGAAATACAATAAAGCCATGGGGAAAACCGGGGCATTCTGGAATGGGCGATTCGGCTCAACCATCATTGAGGAGGCCGATAACCCGGAACAATATCTCCTATGGCTTCTCTGGTATATCGGATATAATCCTGTCAGGAAAAAATTATCCCGGGACCCGCGGAAGAATGATATCGGATTTATCAACTGCTATCTTGATGAGAACTTCCAGGCGCCGCTTAAAATTACTCTGCATTATTTTTTCCTTAAACTGGGGGACTCATTTGAGGAGCGTGTTAAAAAGTTTCTCTTTTACGAGGAGGCCTATCGGAAGAGGCTGGCAATATATTTTTGGAATGCAGGCCAGGGGGTCAGAGCCTGATAGGAATTTATAGTGGAAAAAATGGCTATGGAAGGAAATGTAAGAACATTAAGAACATTAAGAACAATAATTAACATCTGTGAAAAAACCAGAAATCATCCTACTATTAATAACAAAAATAACTGGACACCGTAAAATATCCGGCATAGCATATACCATGTTACATCTATATAAATCTTGGAGGATTTGTATGAGAAAAATAGTGGGTATAGCGGTTATTGTTATCGCCCTGGTCGCAGTCATGGGGCCGGCGCCGGCAGGAGCGGTGCAGGTAAAGGTCGGTCTTTCTGGTATGTATGATATATGGGACCCTCCTTTCAAGGAGCTTCATTCAGGAAAATCAACCAGCCTCTTTTATGGCGGGATGAAGGATGATGATGACGGATCCCTCATGTTGGGACCGGCTTTGGGTCTCAAATGGGGAGGCTGGAGGATGGACCTCCAGGCGCTTTTCGGTGTTACGAAAAATGAATTCTCCTATACAAACTTGAAGTGGGATTTGACGCTATGGAATTTAGCTCCATTCGGTGTGCCCATGTTGAACTATACGGTGGGCGATTCATCGGCCCGCCGCTACGATGTTGACGTTAAATTTGGCAAGAGCATTGTACAATACCTCTATATTAATTTCGGGGCCCGTTTCAATTACGCCAAGGGGAACGGTGATCAATTTCTGCTGCATCTGCCGCTGCAGATAAATTTCGGCGATTATGACTACAAGTATTTCCAGGTGGGGCCCCTTGTCGGAATAGGCTTTGAATACGAGATAAAGGGATTCTCCATCTATTTCGATGTGAATGCTATCGTCAACTTCGGGAATCACAAATTTGAGCGCAAGTACCTGTTTCCCTTCCCCTGGTCATATGTTATGCCCTTCAAGTATGATACAGACGTGATCGGCTTCGGCTTCGATACCGACGTCGGTATAGCCTATTTCATAGCACCGGCACACATCTCCATCGGAGCCGGATTCCGCTGGGTCGGCGTAGCCTGCACTCCCGGTGAGGACGACAGCTCAATGCTCGATTTTGCATACAAGAACAGCTGGGTGAAAGGCAAGTGGGACCATTTCTACGGATTCACCTTCAATGTGAGCGCGAGATTTTAAGTAGAGGTTTCATATGAAATGATTCATAACGCGGCGGGGTTTTTCCGCCGCGTTATTTGTTTAATATCGTAAACATGGGGGGAATCCATGAACGGCGGCATGGTCATTGCTGAAATACTAAAGGAGGAAGGGGTCCGTCATGTTTTTACACTCTGCGGAGGGCACATTTCACCTATCCTCGTGGGATGCAAGAATGAAGGCATAAAGGTTATTGATTGTCGTCATGAGGTTACAGCTGTCTTTGCGGCCGATGCGTCCGCCCGCATCACAGGAATTCCCGGCGTTGCCATTGTGACGGCCGGGCCGGGCGTCACAAACACTATTACAGCGCTGGTCAACGCCCTCCATGCGCAGACACCCATGGTGCTCCTTGGAGGGGCGGCAGCAACAGTGTTAAAAGGAAGAGGATCCCTCCAGGATATTGACCAACTGGGTCTCCTCAAAGCCGCTGTGAAGCGCACCCTGACAATCAGAAAAAATTGCGATATTATTCCTGTAGTGCAGAGCGCTTTCAGGATCGCACGGTCCGGCGTTCAGGGGCCGGTCTTTGTCGAGTGCCCCATAGATTTGCTCTATGATGAAAAGACTGTAAGGGAGATGTACGGGACTAAAAGCGGCGGCCCGGCCGCCGCCGGCCTGCGGACCAGGATCCTTAACTTCTATTTGCGCCGTCACGTTGACAGAATGTTTGCCTGTGATCTGGAATCCGTGAAACTGGAATCGATACCAACTGCTGAAAAGAACTTCAGCCGGCACAGCGTAGGCCGTGTAGCGGCGATGGTTGCCCGGGCCGAAAGGCCTCTCATGATTGTGGGAAGCCAGGCTCTGACCCTGCCGCGCGAGGCTGCATCATTGGCCGGTGCCGTGAGACGCCTCGGAGTGCCGGTCTATCTCACCGGAACTGCCCGGGGGCTCCTCGGCGCCAATGATCCTATCCAGTTCAGGCACCGGCGCAAGGATGCTCTTCGTGACGCGGACCTGGTTATCCTGGCCGGCGTTCCCTGCGATTTTCGCCTCAATTACGGCCGTGACATCAGCGGGCACGCAAAGCTCGTATCGATCAACCGGAGCCGCAGGGACATGGTTTTAAACAGAAGGCCCGATGTAGGGATACACACCGATCCTTCCCTGTTTCTCCGGGCCCTCGGGGAGGCATTCCCACGGGGTTCCACAGACAGAGCCTCCTGGCTGGCTGCTCTCCACGGACGCGAGCTTGAGCGCGAAGCTGAGATAGACTCCTTGTCCGGGGAATCCGGCGATCTGGTCAACCCCGTGCTTCTGCTAAAGAAAATCGCCGCGCGCATGGGAGAAAAATCGATAATCGTGGCGGATGGCGGCGATTTCGTTGGCACAGCGTCCTATATCCTCCGCCCGCCGGCTCCTCTGTCATGGCTCGATCCGGGCGTCTTCGGCACACTGGGGGTTGGGGGAGGATTTGCCATCGGCGCGTCCCTTTGCCGTCCTGAACGGGAGATATGGATCATTTATGGTGACGGTGCGGCAGGGTACAGTATCCAGGAATTTGACACCTTTGCGCGCCATGGGATTCCGGTAATAGCCATTATCGGCAACGACGCCTGTTGGAGCCAGATATACCGAGACCAGGTTGAAATCCTGGGCGACCCCGTGGGGACAGAGCTTAACTATTCGGATTACCAGAGGGTCGCCGAGGCCTACGGTGGAGCCGGGTTTGTCATAAGCAGCGCCGGAGAGATCGACGCTGTGCTTGATGCGGCCCTGGATGCCCTGAAAAAAGGGAAACCTGTGATAGTCAATGCGAAGATCAGTAAAACCGATTTCCGGAAAGGTTCGATTTCAATGTGATGCTCTGACCCCAACGGAAGGCTCTGCCCCCCCCCCATTAGGGTGGCAAGTGGACACGAATGGAATCCATAAAAGATGCCCGGTCAATAATTTCGAAATCCCATTACCTTGCTGCCCTCACCGGGGCCGGGATTTCAGCGGGGAGCGGCATCCCAGCGTTCAGGGGCAGGGGCGGCCTGTGGCAGGTGTACGATCCGGCCCTTGCGCGCATCGACGTGTTCAGGGACAATCCGCACCTTGTGTGGGATATGACCCGGGAGCTCATAGCATTAATTGAGGGGTCAGAGCCCAATCCAGCTCATCGCGCACTGGCGGAAATGGAGCGTGGCGGTGTCCTCAAGGGTCTTGTCACCCAGAACATCGACAACCTTCACCAACGCGCGGGCAGCAGGAGCATTATCGAGCTCCATGGCACTATCGGGAATCTCCGCTGTCTCACCTGTAATACTGTTTTTAATAGCGCGGATTTTAAAATCATGGATGAAGATCCGCTCTGTCCCCATTGTTCAGCCGTGTTAAAGCCGGGCATGGTTTTCTTCGGCGAAGCTTTGCCCTTCGGCGCCCTCATGGAAGCCCGGCTCCTTGCCGGCACGGCTGACGCGATGCTGATCATAGGAACATCGGCCGTCGTAAACCCTGCTGCCGAGCTGCCGGTCGTGGCCAAGGGGAACCGTGCGAAGATCATCGAGATCAACATAGAGCCTACGGGGCTTACCAATTCAATCACAGATGTATTTATCCGCGGCAGGGCCGAAGAGGTGCTGCCGGATCTTCTCGGCACCATGCCGCCCCATGGGTAAACATGAGTGGAAAAAAGGGGTCAGAGCCTGGTCCGGGGAAAAATCCTCAAAAAAGGGGGTCAGAGCCCGGCTTGAGAGAGCCCGGTTTGATGACAAAGCTTTGTCCTGGAATCATGGCCTCACCTGAGCACAGAAGATGTGCGGCTTTTATTTCTTGACATGCTTTGAACCGAAGATATTATACAGGACAAGGTCGGACAATCCCGGCCGTCGTACGCCGCCGAAATTCATCGATCCAGCCCGGAGGTTTTCCGTGAAACACCTCAATATGTGTAATATATTTATTATCCTTTCGGTGGTTCTATCGGTTTCCCATGGTGCCGCCCAGGAGGGAATGGAGGGGGGTCAGAGCATCAAATACAAGGTGATGAAAGGCTTTGCCGAAGCGAATTCGGTGAAGTACCCGGTCATTATAGGCATAAGGGAGGTTGATTCGACCCGGTTCGGCGGAATTACCTTTGCTCTGATCCAGAAGAACCATAAGCAGGCCCTGCTCGTGGCAGAAAAGATCAAGAGATTCTATCTGGGGAAAAAGATCGGCACCGTTGCCCTGCCGTCGTTTAAAAAGGTCACCAAGCCAGAAACCATGGCATGGAATTCCATAAAGTGCGGCAGCGGCGATGAAGGGGCCCACGCTGTCGTGAAGGTCGATGATAAAACCGTCACCGTGTACCTGCTCCCTTCCTGTGATGAAGGGGTGCTGGCCATGATACTGTAAAAGTTAAATTTAGAAAGGAGGAACTAAAGGTCATGAAAAAATCGCTCGCTCTGCTTCTCTTTCCGGTACTGCTTCTGTCATGCGCATCCATCACAAGCCTCCTGGGTAAAAAGCCGGAGGTAAGCCTTAAAAAGTTCGACATTGATTCCATCAGCCTGAAGGACGTGACCTTTCTCTTTGAGATTGCCCTGGATAATCCGTACCCGGTGGGCTTCAAGCTCCAGGATGTGGGATTCACCGTCAAGGTCGAGGGGAACCAGCTCCTGAAGACAAGGACCCCGAAGGGAGTGACCGTGAAGGCCGGCGGCAGCGAAGTGACCCCTGTCAAAGTAACGATCGCCTATGCCGATATCATCCGCCTCATAAAAGATTACACGGAACGTGAAGACCTTAACTGCGCGATCGACATCGATATCGTGATCCCTCTTCCCCAGGCGCTTCATTCGATCAAAAAGAGCATTACCTTCAATTATACTGTCCAGAAAAAGATACCGGCGCTGAAACCCTCTTTCGCCATAACCAATTTTGAGGTGAAAGCGCCCACTATCGACGAGATCAGGCGCTCCCTGGTCGATACCGGCAGAAAAAACCTGGAGCCGAACAAGCTCT of Spirochaetota bacterium contains these proteins:
- a CDS encoding transposase, yielding MPRPTRKIAQGSTHHAYSMCHGKRNLLQGKYGKKYFIEAITLCQEKYEFELIAAEIVANHIHLLIKTCEDKETISRIMQYIKARIAEKYNKAMGKTGAFWNGRFGSTIIEEADNPEQYLLWLLWYIGYNPVRKKLSRDPRKNDIGFINCYLDENFQAPLKITLHYFFLKLGDSFEERVKKFLFYEEAYRKRLAIYFWNAGQGVRA
- a CDS encoding LEA type 2 family protein — encoded protein: MKKSLALLLFPVLLLSCASITSLLGKKPEVSLKKFDIDSISLKDVTFLFEIALDNPYPVGFKLQDVGFTVKVEGNQLLKTRTPKGVTVKAGGSEVTPVKVTIAYADIIRLIKDYTEREDLNCAIDIDIVIPLPQALHSIKKSITFNYTVQKKIPALKPSFAITNFEVKAPTIDEIRRSLVDTGRKNLEPNKLFNMFQGLLSGRKTSPAEILDLTSLDVPIGVSFDVEVKNNTKARLQFRDLAYDFSINDAKILAGTTGRTTNEGNRSVIRIANTFSSKALGKSIVNFLTNRTGAYQFKGYSSVKLPDEIKMSPLKLDFNEKGQFAIK
- a CDS encoding NAD-dependent deacylase, with amino-acid sequence MESIKDARSIISKSHYLAALTGAGISAGSGIPAFRGRGGLWQVYDPALARIDVFRDNPHLVWDMTRELIALIEGSEPNPAHRALAEMERGGVLKGLVTQNIDNLHQRAGSRSIIELHGTIGNLRCLTCNTVFNSADFKIMDEDPLCPHCSAVLKPGMVFFGEALPFGALMEARLLAGTADAMLIIGTSAVVNPAAELPVVAKGNRAKIIEINIEPTGLTNSITDVFIRGRAEEVLPDLLGTMPPHG
- a CDS encoding U32 family peptidase is translated as MKFAVLYGADSVYFGGSEHNLRAQADNFSIDDINEGVCYCHDHDAKAIFLLNSFLHEKDISAAKRYINGVRAIPFDAVMISDPAMMTLIREAGMTCSVHLSTQMSTLNHLAVRFWHNAGISRIVLAREATIDDIRMIQENTDAELEVFVHGALCIAYSGRCLLSRYITGRDANQGDCAQACRWRYSLVEESRPGEPLDIIEGRAGTEILSSKDLCLIERIGQYIDAGVRAFKIEGRMKSVYYAANTTRIYRDAVRTAGTAEFEKRLPFYREELDLVSHRPYTDNLFNEFNGKGFSSINYINKAMFLGYRASSDPRGVPMFKTFNPIYRGETVEAIFPINDSIRDGRFTVKDIIDAENNSVEMARPNAIYTIRFDPEMGDHAILRRRR
- a CDS encoding thiamine pyrophosphate-binding protein; its protein translation is MNGGMVIAEILKEEGVRHVFTLCGGHISPILVGCKNEGIKVIDCRHEVTAVFAADASARITGIPGVAIVTAGPGVTNTITALVNALHAQTPMVLLGGAAATVLKGRGSLQDIDQLGLLKAAVKRTLTIRKNCDIIPVVQSAFRIARSGVQGPVFVECPIDLLYDEKTVREMYGTKSGGPAAAGLRTRILNFYLRRHVDRMFACDLESVKLESIPTAEKNFSRHSVGRVAAMVARAERPLMIVGSQALTLPREAASLAGAVRRLGVPVYLTGTARGLLGANDPIQFRHRRKDALRDADLVILAGVPCDFRLNYGRDISGHAKLVSINRSRRDMVLNRRPDVGIHTDPSLFLRALGEAFPRGSTDRASWLAALHGRELEREAEIDSLSGESGDLVNPVLLLKKIAARMGEKSIIVADGGDFVGTASYILRPPAPLSWLDPGVFGTLGVGGGFAIGASLCRPEREIWIIYGDGAAGYSIQEFDTFARHGIPVIAIIGNDACWSQIYRDQVEILGDPVGTELNYSDYQRVAEAYGGAGFVISSAGEIDAVLDAALDALKKGKPVIVNAKISKTDFRKGSISM